The following nucleotide sequence is from Alteromonas sp. V450.
GCTGATCGTGTTGCTGCTGTTCAAGCACCCGGCGGTTGCGGCGCGCTGCGTATTCTTTCAGAACTACTTGCCCGTTGTAACGACAATGCGAAAGTATGGGTAAGCGATCCAACATGGGCAAACCACATTCCACTTATCGGCTCTGCAGGCCTTAAAATCGAAACCTATCCATACTTCGATAAAGCGTCAGCAAGTATTCGCTTTGACGCTATGATGGAAACCCTTCGCAAAACTGAAAAAGGCGATATCGTTCTCCTTCACGGTTGCTGTCACAACCCTACAGGTGCTGATCTTACTAATGCACAATGGGATGAAGTACTAGAAGTAGCGAAAGAGCGCGAATTCCTGCCTTTCATCGATGTGGCTTACTTGGGCTTTGGTGAAGGCTTAGAAGAAGATGCGTACGGCATGCGCTTGTTGGTAGAAAACCTACCAGAGGTTATTGTTGCAGCGTCTTGCTCCAAAAACTTTGGCCTTTACCGCGAGCGCGTTGGATTAGCAGCCATCATTACTGAAGATTCAGCTACCCGTAAAATTGCACAGGGCCAAATTCAGTCAATCGCTCGCGGAATTTATTCAATGCCACCGAGCTACGGCGGCGCGTTAGTAGACATCATCCTAGCTGACGAAGCGCTTAACAACGAGTGGGTATCTGAAGTAAATGAAATGCGCGATCGCATGAAATCACTACGCGCAATGCTTGTTCAAAACCTTCACGACAACGGTTCCCCTAAAGACTTCAGTTTTGTGAATGACCAAAAAGGGATGTTCTCATTCTTATGTATTACACCAGAGCAAGTACGCGAAGTACGCGAAAAGCACAGCGTGTACTTTGTTGATTCTAGCCGTGTGAACATTGCGGGCATCAACCAAGAGAATGTAGAAACACTAGCGAAAGCATTAGTATCGGTGCTTTAAGCCCATTTTAAATAGTTTTAAAGAACACAAAGGTAGAGTGAAAACTCTGCCTTTTTTTGTTTTTTCACTTCGTTCAACCTTATTAAAACCTGCCTCATTTCCGACGAAATCCCGTTACACTAAAATTCACAAGCCTTTTTACATTGTGTGTACCCGTATGGTAAACCTGTCTTTCAGCACTTCTATGTGCACGCGATAACATGCGGTACTCCGTATGATTTTCTTGCGATGAAATACATTTAAG
It contains:
- a CDS encoding amino acid aminotransferase; this encodes MFEVLPHLAPDPILGLSAAFREDTNPNKIDLGVGVYKDEQGNTPILTSVAKAQKVLLDTETSKTYITPQGNQGFIDGMLSLLLGKNSPVLLADRVAAVQAPGGCGALRILSELLARCNDNAKVWVSDPTWANHIPLIGSAGLKIETYPYFDKASASIRFDAMMETLRKTEKGDIVLLHGCCHNPTGADLTNAQWDEVLEVAKEREFLPFIDVAYLGFGEGLEEDAYGMRLLVENLPEVIVAASCSKNFGLYRERVGLAAIITEDSATRKIAQGQIQSIARGIYSMPPSYGGALVDIILADEALNNEWVSEVNEMRDRMKSLRAMLVQNLHDNGSPKDFSFVNDQKGMFSFLCITPEQVREVREKHSVYFVDSSRVNIAGINQENVETLAKALVSVL